The following proteins are encoded in a genomic region of Xenopus laevis strain J_2021 chromosome 3L, Xenopus_laevis_v10.1, whole genome shotgun sequence:
- the cox5b.1.L gene encoding cytochrome c oxidase subunit 5B, mitochondrial — translation MASRLLFRSAIQAVTRVGAVRLAAPSRCMSAGGIPTDEEQATGLEKKVMAAMKQGTDPYSMMKPQQYAGTKDDPHVVPSITNKRIVGCICEEDNTAVIWFWLHEGEAQRCPSCGSHYKLVPHHLPH, via the exons ATGGCTTCAAGGTTACTGTTCCGCAGCGCCATCCAGGCTGTCACTAGGGTCGGGGCTGTGAGACTAGCGGCTCCCTCACGATGCATGTCTGCTGGAG GCATTCCTACTGATGAAGAGCAAGCCACGGGTCTAGAGAAGAAGGTTATGGCCGCCATGAAGCAGGGCACT GATCCCTACAGCATGATGAAGCCACAGCAGTATGCCGGCACCAAAGACGATCCCCATGTTGTCCCTTCCATAACAAACAAGAGGATTGTTGGCTGCATCT GTGAGGAAGACAACACCGCTGTTATCTGGTTCTGGCTGCATGAGGGAGAAGCCCAGCGCTGCCCATCCTGTGGCTCCCACTACAAGCTTGTACCCCATCATCTCCCCCATTAA